TTTTCTTTAAAATTTCAAATGGCACGACAAGTAGCTTTTTAAAATAAATTTTAACTTTTGCTTTTTGACTTAGCATATAAGCTAGCACAAAAATGCCTACTAATCTGCCAACAAGTGTCGAGATAGCGACACCTTGTAGTCCTAAATTTGGCAGATCAAACCAGCCAAAAAGGGAGATAGCATTGCCTAAAATCGTAATTACGTTCATTAAAACCGAAGTTAGCATAACAGCAGTTGCTAGATTATAAACACGAAGCACCGCAGCTAGTACCATGCCGATACCATCAAAAAGTAGGGCAAAGCCAAGGATATGAAGATATGAGAAGCTATCATTTATAAGCTCTTTTGGCACGTTTAGTAAATTTAAGATATTGTAGCCAAAGACGTAGATAATGATAGCTGAGAAGATACCAAAGAGCGTATTTGACGTGATGCTTGCGTGTATAACGCTTGATGCAAGATCGTTCTTTTTAGCTCCTAGTGCTTGGGCGACGACAACTGAACAGCCAATGCTTAGGAAGTTAAAAATGGTCATAAAAAGATCCATCACTTGATTGCCAGCACCCATTGCACCAACTAGATGCACACTTACTTTTGTCACCATGTAGGTGTTGATGATGAGCGTAATGAAGTGTAAAAACATATCCAAAAATATCGGAACTACGAGTTTTCTCATAGATAAGTTCATTAAATTTTCCTTAATTATTTTAAAAATTTTGGCGATTATAGCCAAAATTAGGTTTTAGCTCCCTTTTGATATAATCGCGAGAAATTTAAAAAATGAGATAAAAATGGCATTAATCGACCTGATAGACGTAAGTAAAAAATTTGGCGCAAATGAGATTTTAAACGCTGTAAATTTTAGTGTAAATGAAAATGAAAAAATAGCGATCATCGGTAAAAATGGCAGCGGTAAAAGCACGCTTATGAAGATCATCTCTGGCGAGGTGGCAGTAGATAGTGGTAGACGCATAGTGCAAAACTTAATAAGCGTCGAGATGCTAGCTCAAACTCCAAATTTTAACGCAACTTTTACCGTAAGGCAGGCACTAAATAACGAGCTAAAAGAGATATTTGATGCGATAAGCGAATATGAAAAGAGCGGTGTTTTGCTAGCAAATGACCCTGAAAACAAAGAAATTTTAAAAGAACAAGAGAGACTTTTAAAATTTATAGAGGCAAAGGATGGCTGGAATATCGAGCACAAGATCGAGCGAATTTTGCAAGAATTTAAACTAAAAGAGTATGAAAACAGGCCTATTTGCTCGCTAAGTGGCGGCGAGATCAGACGCGTGGCACTGGGTGCTCTCATCCTTAAAAAGCCTGATGTCTTGCTACTTGACGAGCCGACAAACCACCTTGATGTTTACATGGTCAAATTTCTTGAAGATATGCTAAAGGGCTCAAATCAAAGCATAGTTTTTATAAGCCACGATAGGTATTTTATCGATGCGCTGGCAACTAGGTGCGTTGAGGTCGAGGAGGCTGGGCTTAGAAGCTTTGATGGTGGATATGCAAACTATCTAACAAAAAAAGAGGAAATTTTAGCAAGCCTTGCAAAGTCGCATGAAACGCTACTAAAGCAGCTAAAAGCTGAAGAGGAGTGGCTAAGGCGCGGAGTAAAAGCTAGACTAAAACGAAATGAAGGCAGAAAAGAGCGAGTGCTCGCCATGCGCGAAGAGGCTAAGAAAAATCCAGGTGTGATAAGGCGCGTGAGGCTTGAGCTGGAGCGTGCGAGTAAAAATTTCAACCAAACGCAGAGCCAAAACCGCAAAAAAATGCTCTTTGAGTTTAAAAATTTAAGCAAAAGTATAGACGGCAAGGTGCTTTTTGAAAAATTTGACGCAAGGGTCTTACAGGGCGAGAGGATCGCCATAGTCGGACGAAACGGTAGCGGTAAAAGCACGCTGCTTAAAATTTTGCTAGGGCTTGAAAAGCCAAGTAGCGGCGAGATAAAAAGAGGCGAGGTAAGTATTGGCTACTTTGATCAAGCTAGAAATGTCCTTGATGATGACAAGAGTCTAATAGAGACATTTTGTCCAAATGGCGGCGATCACGTGCTGATTCGTGGGCGAAATATGCACGTCTATGGCTATCTTAAAAATTTCCTCTTTCCAAAGGAATTTTTAGATAAAAAGATAGGCGTTTTAAGTGGCGGCGAGAAAAACCGTGTCGCACTTGCGATGCTTTTTACTAAAACTTACGATGTGCTGGTGCTTGACGAGCCGACAAACGACCTTGATATCGCAACTATCAACATCTTAGAGGACTACTTGCAAAGCTTTGAGGGAGCTATCTTGCTAGTTAGCCACGATAGATATTTTGTCGATAAGATGGCAAACAAACTTTGGGCATTTGAGGGCTCAAAGATAAATGTCTTGCATGAAGAGTATAGCGTCTATTTGGAGCTTGAAGATGAGCTAAAAGAGCTTGATAAATTTGAAAAAGAGCTCTCAAATAGCCAAAATGAAGCCAAACAAAAGAGCAAAACCGGCGTAAAGCTAAGCTACAAACAAACACAAATTTTAAATACATATCCAGATAAAATTTCAACCCTTGAAGCAAGAGTGACCGAGCTAAACGAGGGGCTTAGCGATCCAAAAATTTATCAAGAAGTGGGACTAACTAAGCTTTATGAAGAGCTTGAAAGTGCAAAAGCTGAGCTTGAAAGCCTAGAAAATGAGTATTTTGAAGTGCTTGAGATCGCCGAGGAGCTAGAGTAGCTTGAAAAAGATCGGTAGGATAAGCGCGCTAAATACGAGAGTTGTTAGACAAAATTCTGTTGTAAGCCTTAGCATTATCGTTGATAAAATGAGGTTTAGTGAGACATTTTCGCCTAAAATATATAAATATGAAGTGGGCGATCTAGTCCAGATAAAATATAAGAGGGTTGGATTTTTAAATAAGATAGAGACCATTAGGCTAATCGCAAAAAGCAGCGAAGAGTCAGGGTTTTTTGCAAGGATTACAAATTTGATCTTCATGCTTGGTTGTTTTTATTTTTGCTTTATTGCGTTAGTTTTTATTTATTATGGGGTTACGTTGGAATTTAATATTATTAGGCTTACTATTACATTAGCAGCCGCTTGTTTTTTGTTTTTGATGGGTAAATTTGCATATCTTAAGTTTTTGATATTTAGATATTTTATATTTGGATAGAACTTTGAAATTTAAATATATGAAAGGTTTGCGGCTTGATGAGGTCGCTAAATTTGTTTGAAATGGGGCTAAAATGCTAAAAAAACATCCGCTAATCTCTGTAGTGATAGCTATTGTTGTGATATTTTTTGCTACCTACTTTTTTATCTTTGGGTTAGTTTCTATTTTAGATGACGACATTGGCGATAGTAAAGAGTTAAATAATAGCTTTTTTTACGTCAAAGATGACAAAGTCTATGCTATGGTGCCAAGTGGCGGTAAATTTGAGCTAATAGGCGTGAGGGCCAGCAAATTTAGATACATTGACACCGGCAAATACGACAACAGAAACGTTGGCTCTAGCGATGAGGCGGTATATTGTGGCAATCTCGTGATGAGCGGGCTTGATCCAAATGGCGTTAGAGCGCTTGGCAATGGCTATTTTGGTGATGGCAAGATAACATATTTTTGCGATAGCGTAAGCGAGACGAACCTCGAAATATCCGCACTTAAAGAGTTTTGGGACATCGTCTCACATAAAATGTTTGATACGCCAAAAGCGCAAACTCATATCTATAAATTTAGACAGGTTGATAACGCTAATTTAGCTGCGATCTTGGGCTTTGGCTATGCAAGCGACGGAGTAAAGGTCTATCATGAGGGCAAAGAGCTAGAGGGCGCAAATGCCAGCAAAATGCGATACATCGAGCAGGCATCTGGCAGAAAGAGCGTGCATTTTACGACTGACGGAGAAAATGTCTATTATGACAGCACAAAACTAGGGATCAAATTTAGCCCGCAAATGCGTGATATCGGCGAGATATGGCGCATTCACTATCTTTATGAGCCAAATTCTGGCATGGTCTATGCAAACGATCACGAATTTGACCCACAATTTGCCCCATACGAGCCACTTTTTAACCTAAAAGATGAGCACTCCTATCATGCTCTTTTTCGTGGCAAAGGCGGTATCTATCACTGGGAGCGAAAGTGGCAGTGGTATAACAGCATAGATGAGGGCGAGTTTGTAAGAGATGGAGACGATCCTTTTAAAGGCGAGATAACGCCGCTATATGGTGATGTGGTGATAAGTGATGGCAAGACATATTTTCTAAAAACCTATGAAATTTGGCACAACACGAAAAATGATCACAGCCTAAGCTCACGCCACACTTGCATCGTAAGGCTTGATACAAAAGAGCAGTGGCGAAAGATAGGGCTTGTAAGAAACGATGGCTACGGAGCGGTTTATGCAAACGGAGATAAGACATATTATTTTGATAACGTCGGCTACGGCTGGCATTTTAACAGCAGCGTTTATGATATAAACGACCTTGGCGTGGTTGAAATTCTCACTCGTCCTTATGGCCCAAATGTTAAGAATTTAAAACTTGATGAGATAGTAAAAATGGTAGATCAAGGCGCTATGACGCCAGCTGATGGTGAGGTGGTGATCGATGCGATAAGCGACTTTGATGATTACTCGCAAAAATATGCCTACTGGATATTTCTTGCCATTGCATTTGTGGCCTCGGTAGTTGGCGCTATTTTTAAAAATAAAAAGCAAGCAAACAAGCTTAAAAAAAGGGTAGATGATTATAGATTATGAGAAAAATTGCGACTAAGATACTTTATCTTTTTGTCATTTTGACACTATTTTTTGTTTTGGCTATGCTTTATCTGTGGCGTGAGGGCGAGTATCAAAGAGGCTTTGCAAACATTGATAGTAGCGAGTTTTACCGCTCGCCTGAGGGTAAAATTTATGTTCAAATTTCAGGCAGTGGCAAGTATGAGCTAAAAGGAGTTGATGAGGCTAGTTTTAGGGTCTTAAAGCTAAAACACGCATATGATTACTCAAATGTGGCGGCTGATAAAAACAGCGTCTATTGCTCTAGAGAAATTTTGCCTGGGCTTGATCCAAACAGCACCAAAGTGCTTGGCAATGGCTATCTAAGTGATGGCAAGATAAGCTATTATTGCAGCTCTAGAAGTGAGAAAAAGGCGGGATTTAATGAATTTATCGCCGTCATGAAAAGCGTCGCTCACATCTTTATAAAAAGCTATGATGATAGCCCTTATTTTTACAGGACAAAAAGGGTTGAAAGCACAAATTTAGAGCCTATCTTTGACGCTGGCTTTGCAAGAGATGGGGGCACGCTTTACTACAAGGGCGAAAAGCTTGACGCACAGCCTAGCGGGCTAAGATACATCACGGCAGAAAATGGCGCTCCTAGCGGATATTACACAGACAGCAAAAGCCTATTTTTAGGCTTTTATAAGCTTGATACAAGCTACACAGATGAGACGCGCCGGATATGCTATGACCAAAAGCATGATATAGAATATCTTTTTGAGCCAAAAAGTGGGGCGGCGTTTGCAAATGAGCTCAAATTTAGCACCCAAAATATGCCTTATAGTGCCATTTATAGCGTGGATAACGTGCATTCGTTTTGGCCTCTTTTTGCCAGCAAAGATGGAATTTACTTTTGGGATAGCACGAAAAACGAGCAGGCTAAAATTTCAGACTACCAGCTAAAAGGCGAGCTAAAAAGGCTCTATGCTGACGTTTTTGTAGATGAGAGCTCAGCGTATTTCTTACAGCAAGGCGAAGAGTGGCGTCGCTCAAAGCACGGCAGGCACTTAGAGGCGCAAACAGTCTCTTTATATAAATTTGCCCCAAGCAGCTCTTGGCGTGAGATAGGGCTAGTAAAAGATGGCGAGTATGGCGCAGTATATGCAAACGGCGAGAAGGTCTATTTTTTTAGCAAGATAAAGCCATTTTACGGCATAAAGCATAGCGTTTATGAGGTGGCGGGTCCTAGCGTCATAGAAATTTTAACAAGAGCGTCTAAAGAGCTTAGCGCAAAAGATATCAGCGAGATGATAAAGCGCGGTGAGCTAGTGGAGGCAAGCGGCGAAGAGGTTGCAAGATCGAGGATAGAGTATGACTCGCCAAAGATCATTTTGTATATCACATTTGGCATCGCTTTTGTCGTCATAGTGCTAACAACTCTTGCAAAACCAAAGAGAGATGAAAGAGACTTGAGATAAATTTCGAAGTGGCTATTTTTGGTGGCTAGAGCTTAAAATTTCATAAAAATTTAAAGAGAAAATTTGGCCTATTTACTCTTTTTTGTTATTTTAAGGCAAAACTGAAATTTATAAAAAGGAGAAAAATGTTTAAATTTCAAAGGTCAAAATTTAACAATTCAGTATTTATCCCATCGCTTATTGTCATATTTTTAATAGCGGCATTTGCAGCGATATTTCCAAATTTCTCAAATGAGTTTTTTAAGGGTATGCAAAACTACATCGCGGCCAAATTTGGCTGGTTTTATATCCTAGTTGTTGCCGTCATACTGCTAAGCGTCATCATTCTTGGCTTTAGTAAGCTTGGCGAGATCAAGCTAGGAGCTGATCACGTAAAGCCAGAGCACAAAAATATTTCGTGGTTTTCTATGCTTTTTGCCGCTGGCATGGGCATAGGTCTAGTATTTTTTGGTGTGGCCGAGCCGCTCATGCACTATCTAAACCCACCAGTTGGCGACGCGCAAACTATCGCAGCGCAAAAGCTTGCGTTGAATATCACATTTTTTCACTGGGGCATGAGCGCATGGTCAGTTTATGCTATCGTAGCGCTAATTCTAGCCTTTTTCTCGTATAGACACGGCTTGCCACTAACGCTTAGATCGGCGTTTTATCCGATCATCGGAGATAAAATTTATGGCAAGATAGGTAGCGCCATCGATACATTTGCCGTCGTGGCGACCCTTTTTGGCGTGGCGACATCGCTAGGATACGGCGTGCTTCAGGTAAATGCTGGCCTTACGCACGTTTTTGGCCTGCCAACTATGCATATCACGCTTTTAATAGTGCTTTGCCTAGCTGCGACCATCTCAGCGGCAAGTGGCGTGGATAAGGGCATTAAGATCTTATCAAACGCAAATATCGCGCTAGCTATTTGTTTTATGTTTTTGATACTATTTTTGGGCGATACGACACAGCTTTTAAAGTCGTTTGTGCAAAACAGCGGCGACTACATCTCTACGCTCATCTCAAATACATTTAACCTCTACGCCTACGAGAGGCAAAACGAGAGCTGGCTTGGCGGCTGGACGCTGCTATACTGGGCTTGGTGGCTATCTTGGTCGCCGTTTGTGGGGCTTTTTATAGCTAAAATTTCAAAAGGCAGAACGATCAGAGAATTTGTGATCGGCGTGCTTCTCGTGCCAACTGGCTTTACCTTTGCTTGGATGAGCTTTTTTGGTAACTCAGCGATTGCGCTTGTTCAAAATGGCTTTAGCGAGCTAGCAACGACTGTAAATTCCGACTCAGCCTCAGCACTTTTTATGTTTTTAGAAAAATTTAGCTTCTCAGGTGTGCTAAGCACGATCGCAGTCTTTATGATCGTCATATTTTTCGTCACTTCCGCCGACTCTGCGGCGATCGTTATGAACATGCTCTGCTCAAACGGCAAAGACGATACGCCAGTTTGGCAAAAGGTCTTTTGGGGCGTTGCAGTTGGCGTCGTGGCGGCATTTTTGATGCTAGCTGGCGGTCTTGGCTCGCTTCAAGCGCTTACTATCACCACGGCGCTGCCATTTGCGATCGTGCTACTTGGCGCTATTTACGGGCTATTTAAGGCTTTGCGCGTGGATCTAACCAAAAAAGAGACAAATAACTTTAGTAACATGCCTCTTAGTGATCTTTCAAAGCCGTGGCAAGAGCGCCTAAGTGCGATCATCACGCTTCCAGGCAAGAAAGATGGCAAGAAATTTTTAAACGAAGTCGCACTAAAAGCGTTTAATGAGCTAAAAGAGGAATTTGCTAAAAACGGCCTTGAAGCAAAGGTCACAAATGGTGAAAATTTTGTAAATTTAAACGTTGGACTTGGCGATGAGATGGACTTTAGATATGGCGTCTATCTCACCAAAAGCCAGAGCCCAGACTACACCAGAGAGCTTGACGGCGATGATCTTTACTATAGAGCTGAAGTCTATCTAAAAGAGGGCGGTCAGGACTACGACGTGCTTGGCTGGAGCGAAGCCACGCTGATAAACGACGTCATCGAGCAATACCGCAAACACATGCAGTTTTTACATGTTGTTAGAGAGTAAATTTGAGTGAAATTTGCCTGGAATTTGAAAATTTCTAGGCAAATTCTAAATTTTACTCACTCGTTATCGTTTGTTACTGAATTTAAAAGCGTGATATACTTGTTTGTAAATTTTAAAATTTGATTGAGTTTTATGCACGTGGTGTAAAGCAAGATATGAGTGTCCTTATTTTTTAGAGAAAACAAATTAGAAAATTTAACTTTATTGGTTTGTATTTTTGCTTGTAGCTATGAGATAAATTTGAAATAAAAAATGTTAATTTTTTGTTGCGTATCGTTCAAATTCCAGAGCCAAAATGCATTTTCTGTAAATTTTTAACTTTGATAGATGTTTTGCTGTATCGGTCATTGTAAAAATTTATAAAATCTCAAGTCTGGTGCTGATATCAGCAACGCCTTTTGAATACATCGCTGATGTTACTATCGCATCGGCATTTGCGTAATCTTTTGCATTTGATAAATTTATACCACCGGCTGCTAGGATAATGGTATTTGGCGAAATCTCATCTCTTAAAGAGAGTACATTTTCGATGAGCTCTGGACTAAATTTATCGCACTGCACGACGTCGCAATTTGCTTTTAAAAGCTTGCTTACTTCGTCTAAATTTTCAGCTTCAATGCATACTTTTCGCTCAGCCATTTTTGCTTTAAACTCTGGCAAATGCGATAAAAATTTATCAAAGCTACCGTAGGCTTTCATGTGGTTTTTAAAAAATAAAATACTATCGCTAAGCCCAAGCCTATGGATGCCACCACCGCCTTCAAGTACGGCTTTTACGCAAAATTTCTTAGCAAACGGAAAACTCTTTCTAGTTGCCAACACTTCACATTTTTTATTGACGCACTTTGTGGCATTTACCATTTTGTTTGTATAAGTTGCGATGGCACTGGCATATTCTAGTGCGACTTGAGCTAGTTTCCAAGCTTTATGCACATCTTTGTAGCTGCCATAAATTTTTATGATTACATCGCCAGCCTTGCAAATTTGAGAATTTTGCACAAAAATTTTACTCTCGCACCCAAGTAGCTTTGCAACACTTGCGGCTACATCAACGCAGCTAACGCAAATTTCATCACGTGAATAAATTTCAAGTAAGGCATTTTTATCGATATTTTGAAGCGACGTAGTAAGATCAAAGTAAGGTATATCTTCGTTTATATAGCTTAGAATTTCTGCGTCGCTAAGTATCATTTTATGCCTTTTTTGCCTCATTTTTTGCTTTTATTATCATTTTTTTAAAGATTCCATTGTCATAAAGCCCAGCATGATAAAGAGCAAAGCAAGTAAATGCAATGCCTGAAACTGTGTGTAATTTTTTCATACCTCTGCCATTCATGCAAAGTGCCGTTAAGCAAACTGTCGCTAAAGTAACGCCCATACCGACCTTTGCTACCTTTCTGTGAGTATTTATGTCAAGTAGTTTGCCACTTATTTTTGTATCGTTTTTCAAATTCTTCTCCATTTAGTTTTTATTCCAGCAACTTGTATTTTTGATGCCAAGACTTTCTGGGTCAAATTCTGGATTTATCCCAGCTTTTCTTTGAGCTTCGTAGTCTTTGACTGCTATTATCACTACTTTTGAAAGTAAGAATATAGCGATAATATTAATAGTTGCCATTGCAGCCATTGTGATATCAGCGATATTCCAAGCGAGCTTTAAATTCATCTGAGCACCAATAAATATCATAACGACAGCTGTTATCTTAAATAGCAATGTAAACTTGTGGTTTTTGGTTAAAAATTTCATATTTGCCTGAGCGTAGTAGTAGTTGCCAATAAGCGAAGTGATGGCAAAAAGTACAACTGCAAGAGTAGTAAAATGAACTCCAAATTCACCAAAATACTCTTTCATTGCGGCTTGAACGAGAGGAAGGGCGGTTAGCACCTCGCCACTTGATCCAGTTTGCTTTGTAAGATATGCCTGTGAAAATAGTACGATCATACCAGAAGCGATACATATAGTCATGTCTATAAAGACTGCCATTGCTTGAACTAGGCCTTGTTTTACTGGGTGGCTAGTATGTGCTGCGGCTGCTGCGTTTGGAGCTGAGCCCATGCCAGCTTCGTTTGAGAAAAGGCCTCTTTTGATGCCTATTACGATCACGCTGCCG
The genomic region above belongs to Campylobacter concisus and contains:
- a CDS encoding MATE family efflux transporter: MNLSMRKLVVPIFLDMFLHFITLIINTYMVTKVSVHLVGAMGAGNQVMDLFMTIFNFLSIGCSVVVAQALGAKKNDLASSVIHASITSNTLFGIFSAIIIYVFGYNILNLLNVPKELINDSFSYLHILGFALLFDGIGMVLAAVLRVYNLATAVMLTSVLMNVITILGNAISLFGWFDLPNLGLQGVAISTLVGRLVGIFVLAYMLSQKAKVKIYFKKLLVVPFEILKKILSIGLPSAGENLLWMAQYMVAFGFVASMGEASLSVQTIYFQITLLILLCGASISVANEVIVGHLVGASEFNEAYTRTFRALRLGVFITLVVVLIAYALKYQIMDALNLNENLRAIMLPLFTLSIFLEAGRTFNIVIVNALRASGDAKFPLATGLIFMWGLSLPLGYFLGIYLGWGIIGVWIGFCADEWLRGLANTWRWRSKKWQEKRLV
- the abc-f gene encoding ribosomal protection-like ABC-F family protein produces the protein MALIDLIDVSKKFGANEILNAVNFSVNENEKIAIIGKNGSGKSTLMKIISGEVAVDSGRRIVQNLISVEMLAQTPNFNATFTVRQALNNELKEIFDAISEYEKSGVLLANDPENKEILKEQERLLKFIEAKDGWNIEHKIERILQEFKLKEYENRPICSLSGGEIRRVALGALILKKPDVLLLDEPTNHLDVYMVKFLEDMLKGSNQSIVFISHDRYFIDALATRCVEVEEAGLRSFDGGYANYLTKKEEILASLAKSHETLLKQLKAEEEWLRRGVKARLKRNEGRKERVLAMREEAKKNPGVIRRVRLELERASKNFNQTQSQNRKKMLFEFKNLSKSIDGKVLFEKFDARVLQGERIAIVGRNGSGKSTLLKILLGLEKPSSGEIKRGEVSIGYFDQARNVLDDDKSLIETFCPNGGDHVLIRGRNMHVYGYLKNFLFPKEFLDKKIGVLSGGEKNRVALAMLFTKTYDVLVLDEPTNDLDIATINILEDYLQSFEGAILLVSHDRYFVDKMANKLWAFEGSKINVLHEEYSVYLELEDELKELDKFEKELSNSQNEAKQKSKTGVKLSYKQTQILNTYPDKISTLEARVTELNEGLSDPKIYQEVGLTKLYEELESAKAELESLENEYFEVLEIAEELE
- a CDS encoding DKNYY domain-containing protein, producing the protein MLKKHPLISVVIAIVVIFFATYFFIFGLVSILDDDIGDSKELNNSFFYVKDDKVYAMVPSGGKFELIGVRASKFRYIDTGKYDNRNVGSSDEAVYCGNLVMSGLDPNGVRALGNGYFGDGKITYFCDSVSETNLEISALKEFWDIVSHKMFDTPKAQTHIYKFRQVDNANLAAILGFGYASDGVKVYHEGKELEGANASKMRYIEQASGRKSVHFTTDGENVYYDSTKLGIKFSPQMRDIGEIWRIHYLYEPNSGMVYANDHEFDPQFAPYEPLFNLKDEHSYHALFRGKGGIYHWERKWQWYNSIDEGEFVRDGDDPFKGEITPLYGDVVISDGKTYFLKTYEIWHNTKNDHSLSSRHTCIVRLDTKEQWRKIGLVRNDGYGAVYANGDKTYYFDNVGYGWHFNSSVYDINDLGVVEILTRPYGPNVKNLKLDEIVKMVDQGAMTPADGEVVIDAISDFDDYSQKYAYWIFLAIAFVASVVGAIFKNKKQANKLKKRVDDYRL
- a CDS encoding DKNYY domain-containing protein, translated to MRKIATKILYLFVILTLFFVLAMLYLWREGEYQRGFANIDSSEFYRSPEGKIYVQISGSGKYELKGVDEASFRVLKLKHAYDYSNVAADKNSVYCSREILPGLDPNSTKVLGNGYLSDGKISYYCSSRSEKKAGFNEFIAVMKSVAHIFIKSYDDSPYFYRTKRVESTNLEPIFDAGFARDGGTLYYKGEKLDAQPSGLRYITAENGAPSGYYTDSKSLFLGFYKLDTSYTDETRRICYDQKHDIEYLFEPKSGAAFANELKFSTQNMPYSAIYSVDNVHSFWPLFASKDGIYFWDSTKNEQAKISDYQLKGELKRLYADVFVDESSAYFLQQGEEWRRSKHGRHLEAQTVSLYKFAPSSSWREIGLVKDGEYGAVYANGEKVYFFSKIKPFYGIKHSVYEVAGPSVIEILTRASKELSAKDISEMIKRGELVEASGEEVARSRIEYDSPKIILYITFGIAFVVIVLTTLAKPKRDERDLR
- a CDS encoding BCCT family transporter; the protein is MFKFQRSKFNNSVFIPSLIVIFLIAAFAAIFPNFSNEFFKGMQNYIAAKFGWFYILVVAVILLSVIILGFSKLGEIKLGADHVKPEHKNISWFSMLFAAGMGIGLVFFGVAEPLMHYLNPPVGDAQTIAAQKLALNITFFHWGMSAWSVYAIVALILAFFSYRHGLPLTLRSAFYPIIGDKIYGKIGSAIDTFAVVATLFGVATSLGYGVLQVNAGLTHVFGLPTMHITLLIVLCLAATISAASGVDKGIKILSNANIALAICFMFLILFLGDTTQLLKSFVQNSGDYISTLISNTFNLYAYERQNESWLGGWTLLYWAWWLSWSPFVGLFIAKISKGRTIREFVIGVLLVPTGFTFAWMSFFGNSAIALVQNGFSELATTVNSDSASALFMFLEKFSFSGVLSTIAVFMIVIFFVTSADSAAIVMNMLCSNGKDDTPVWQKVFWGVAVGVVAAFLMLAGGLGSLQALTITTALPFAIVLLGAIYGLFKALRVDLTKKETNNFSNMPLSDLSKPWQERLSAIITLPGKKDGKKFLNEVALKAFNELKEEFAKNGLEAKVTNGENFVNLNVGLGDEMDFRYGVYLTKSQSPDYTRELDGDDLYYRAEVYLKEGGQDYDVLGWSEATLINDVIEQYRKHMQFLHVVRE
- the modD gene encoding ModD protein, translating into MILSDAEILSYINEDIPYFDLTTSLQNIDKNALLEIYSRDEICVSCVDVAASVAKLLGCESKIFVQNSQICKAGDVIIKIYGSYKDVHKAWKLAQVALEYASAIATYTNKMVNATKCVNKKCEVLATRKSFPFAKKFCVKAVLEGGGGIHRLGLSDSILFFKNHMKAYGSFDKFLSHLPEFKAKMAERKVCIEAENLDEVSKLLKANCDVVQCDKFSPELIENVLSLRDEISPNTIILAAGGINLSNAKDYANADAIVTSAMYSKGVADISTRLEIL
- a CDS encoding helicase — protein: MKNDTKISGKLLDINTHRKVAKVGMGVTLATVCLTALCMNGRGMKKLHTVSGIAFTCFALYHAGLYDNGIFKKMIIKAKNEAKKA